One window from the genome of Pempheris klunzingeri isolate RE-2024b chromosome 7, fPemKlu1.hap1, whole genome shotgun sequence encodes:
- the LOC139204529 gene encoding dual specificity protein phosphatase 18, whose translation MHQSGPAGLSGLCRVTDHLYLSNGRAAADPSQVTRCRITCIVNVTETRSGCPPPPDVEYIHIPVCDSPLSPLGEHFDEVADKIQLNAERGGRTLVHCNAGVSRSAALCLAYLMKHRGLTLLEAHSWVKTCRPIVRPNNGFWEQLVRYEMELRGCNSVRMVSSSMGDIPDIYEEAARNMVPL comes from the coding sequence ATGCATCAGTCGGGGCCTGCGGGTCTGTCCGGCCTGTGCCGAGTCACCGACCATCTTTACCTCAGTAATGGCAGAGCGGCCGCTGATCCCTCCCAGGTGACTCGCTGCAGGATAACCTGCATCGTGAACGTTACTGAGACCAGGAGCGGTTGCCCTCCGCCCCCCGATGTGGAGTACATCCACATCCCGGTGTGTGACTCCCCGCTGTCGCCTCTCGGTGAGCACTTTGACGAGGTTGCAGATAAAATACAGCTAAACGCGGAGCGCGGTGGACGAACACTGGTGCACTGCAACGCTGGTGTGAGCCGCTCCGCCGCCCTGTGCCTGGCTTATCTGATGAAGCACCGCGGGCTGACTCTCCTGGAGGCCCACAGCTGGGTGAAGACCTGCCGCCCCATAGTCAGGCCGAATAATGGCTTCTGGGAGCAGCTCGTCCGGTACGAGATGGAGCTCCGTGGGTGCAACTCTGTCCGGATGGTGTCCTCCTCCATGGGAGACATACCAGACATTTATGAGGAGGCGGCCAGAAATATGGTGCCACTGTGA